ATCGTAATGATGTTATTACTCATCGCGGCCCTGATGACGAAGGGTTTTTTCACGATGATTATATATCTTTTGGCTTCAGAAGATTAAGCATTATTGATATTGAAAGCGGGCATCAGCCGCTAAGCTATGAAAATGACCGTTATTGGATGGTATTTAACGGTGAAATCTATAATTATGTCGAATTACGGGATGAGTTGAAAAAACAAGGGGCTCAGTTCTCAACAGAATCTGATACAGAAGTGATCATTGCCCTGTTTCATGAGAAAAGAGAAGAGGCTTTTAAGGAACTTCGCGGCATGTTTGCCATCTTAATATGGGACAAGCATGAGGAGACACTGTACGGTGCTAGAGATCCATTTGGTATAAAGCCGCTTTTTTATTCGGAAGAAGAAGAAGGCATCTTTTTTGCTTCTGAAAAGAAAAGTATTACTGTGGCCAGGCAGAATGAAGTAGTAAGTACAGATGCTCTTCAGCATTATTTAAGTTATCAATTTGTTCCTGAGCCTATGACTTTGACCGAAGGCATTCAAAAAGTTCAACCCGGTCATTACTTTATCAAAAAACCGGAAAAGCCAATCTCTTTCCACCGCTACTTCCATGCTACGTTTCAGCCGAAGCTCATGAGTAAGACGGACTGGATTACGTCTATTCAGGATGTCATGTTTGATTCAGTCAAAAAGCATATGCGCAGTGACGTACCTGTAGGTTCGTTTTTATCCGGCGGCATTGATTCTACTATTATTGTAGCCATGGCTAAACAGTTTAATCCTAATATTAAGACCTTTTCTGTTGGGTTTGAAAGAGAAGGCTATTCAGAAGTGGATGTGGCAAAAGAAACAGCGGAGAAGCTGGATGTGGAAAATATCTCTTATATCATATCACCGGAAGAATATGTCCAGAAGCTGCCAAAAATCATGTACCACATGGATGACCCTCTCGCAGATCCGGCTTGTGTTCCTTTATACTTTGTAGCAAGGGAAGCGAGAAAGCATGTAACCGTTGTGCTTTCAGGAGAAGGAAGCGATGAGTTGTTTGGCGG
This Halobacillus salinarum DNA region includes the following protein-coding sequences:
- the asnB gene encoding asparagine synthase (glutamine-hydrolyzing), whose protein sequence is MCGFIGMIRDLPALPNDEQQATFKYRNDVITHRGPDDEGFFHDDYISFGFRRLSIIDIESGHQPLSYENDRYWMVFNGEIYNYVELRDELKKQGAQFSTESDTEVIIALFHEKREEAFKELRGMFAILIWDKHEETLYGARDPFGIKPLFYSEEEEGIFFASEKKSITVARQNEVVSTDALQHYLSYQFVPEPMTLTEGIQKVQPGHYFIKKPEKPISFHRYFHATFQPKLMSKTDWITSIQDVMFDSVKKHMRSDVPVGSFLSGGIDSTIIVAMAKQFNPNIKTFSVGFEREGYSEVDVAKETAEKLDVENISYIISPEEYVQKLPKIMYHMDDPLADPACVPLYFVAREARKHVTVVLSGEGSDELFGGYNIYREPESLKAFQHIPASLQKMIGRVADVLPEGVKGKSFLQRGTTPLKERYIGNAKMFEEAEKEALMKDYRQDLPYKEITKSLYENVHTYDLVNQMQYIDIHTWMRGDILLKADKMTMAHSLELRVPFLDKEVFNVASGIPVDMKIAEGTTKHILRQASRGIIPDHVLDRKKLGFPVPIRHWLKEELHDWAKVLIKESETSYLIDKNYVLSLLDAHAQGKADYSRKIWTVLMFMLWHQIYVERKFPLEDLQNEDKTRSKLTASKS